The following are from one region of the Hypanus sabinus isolate sHypSab1 chromosome 14, sHypSab1.hap1, whole genome shotgun sequence genome:
- the ostc gene encoding oligosaccharyltransferase complex subunit ostc: METMFSLPFALLECPNVKLKKPGWLHMPSAMTVYALVIISYFLITGGIIYDVIVEPPSVGSMTDEHGHQRPVAFLAYRVNGQYIMEGLASSFLFTMGGLGFIILDRSNAPNIPKLNRFLLLFIGFVSVLLSFFMARVFMRMKLPGYLMG; the protein is encoded by the exons ATGGAGACGATGTTCAGCCTGCCGTTTGCGCTGCTGGAGTGTCCCAACGTGAAGCTGAAGAAGCCGGGATGGCTCCACATGCCGTCTGCCATGACCGTCTACGCCTTAGTCATCATCTCCTACTTCCTGATCACCGGCG GTATCATTTACGATGTGATTGTGGAGCCTCCAAGTGTGGGGTCGATGACAGATGAACATGGCCACCAAAGGCCTGTTGCCTTTTTAGCATACAG AGTGAATGGACAATACATCATGGAAGGTCTTGCTTCTAGTTTCTTGTTTACAATGGGAGGTCTGGGATTTATAATCTTGGATCGCTCAAATGCACCAAATATTCCAAAACTGAACAGATTCCTGCTTCTTTTCATTGGCTTCGTCAGTGTCCTGTTGAGCTTTTTCATGGCCAGAGTCTTTATGAGAATGAAATTGCC AGGTTACTTGATGGGCTAA